One window of Pyxicephalus adspersus chromosome 4, UCB_Pads_2.0, whole genome shotgun sequence genomic DNA carries:
- the LOC140329328 gene encoding olfactory receptor 2D3-like → MHVGNQSTVTEFILLGLSIDPVVQILLFPIFLSVYMTTLTGNLLLIVAVRTDKRLHISMYFFLANLSLLDICYTSVIVPKMLVNFLSPKKSISFTGCITQVFFYLLMGETECLLLAFMAYDRYVAICNPLRYNTIMNTTICLWMIGLSWLTGCVISSIDLYFTFLLTFCGPNTINHFFCEAPMLIQLSCSDTSSNNIVKLVGTAILAFIPLSLILFSYIRIIATIVRTHSGKYKTFSTCLSHLVVVVIFYGTAMFMYVSPEHVGKEDMDKRVAVFYTVVTPMLNPLIYSLRNKDVKRAVRRLIGDK, encoded by the coding sequence ATGCATGTTGGGAACCAAAGCACTGTAACTGAATTCATTCTTCTTGGCCTCTCGATCGATCCTGTGGTTCAGATCTTGCTGTTTCCCATTTTCTTGTCGGTCTACATGACCACACTGACCGGAAACCTTCTACTCATTGTGGCTGTGAGAACTGACAAGCGTTTGcacatttctatgtattttttcttaGCTAATTTGTCACTTTTGGACATTTGCTATACTTCAGTCATTGTGCCTAAAATGTTGGTTAACTTCCTTTCACCAAAGAAGAGTATTTCCTTCACCGGCTGTATCACCCAGGTCTTCTTTTATCTGTTAATGGGGGAAACTGAGTGTCTTCTTCTAGCTTTTATGGCCTACGACCGGTATGTGGCTATCTGTAACCCTCTACGCTACAATACAATCATGAATACCACCATTTGTTTGTGGATGATTGGCCTATCATGGCTGACTGGTTGTGTCATATCATCCATTGACTTATACTTTACGTTTCTCCTAACATTTTGTGGCCCTAACACAATCAACCACTTTTTCTGTGAGGCTCCAATGTTGATACAACTCTCTTGCAGTGACACCTCATCAAACAACATTGTAAAATTGGTGGGCACAGCCATCTTGGCTTTTATTCCACTTTCACTAATTCTCTTTTCATACATTCGAATCATTGCAACTATTGTTAGAACTCACTCTGGGAAGTACAAAACCTTTTCCACCTGTCTTTCACACCTGGTGGTGGTGGTCATTTTCTATGGGACAGCCATGTTTATGTATGTTAGCCCAGAACACGTAGGCAAAGAGGACATGGATAAAAGGGTGGCAGTATTTTACACAGTGGTCACCCCAATGCTAAACCCCTTGATTTACAGCTTAAGAAACAAAGATGTTAAAAGAGCCGTGAGGAGGCTGATAGGTGATAAGTAA